Genomic segment of Arachis hypogaea cultivar Tifrunner chromosome 16, arahy.Tifrunner.gnm2.J5K5, whole genome shotgun sequence:
AGAATACATTTTAACAAAATCtgcaaaaaaataatacataaataaatttattgttatataaaaataaaatcaactaccgaaattaattttctttatacaTTATTTAGTGAACAGGGCTAAGCATGTAAACAAAGGTCCAAAGCCCAAAAATAGTGATAGTTGGGCTTACTGCAGGAACCACCACACGCGCCGCACGCTGTCTGTGTGGTGCGTATTGCAttggttctctctctctctctctctctctgattaTGGCGGCAGTAACAGTTACAGGCACGGCGCTGCCGAAGACACCATCGGCGTCTTCAATCAGGAGTTTCAGTGGTGAAAGGTTTTCGGTTCTGATATTTTGGAAGAACAAGAGAAGAATCTCACTGACCTGTTCTGCATCCAACAACACAagctcttcttcatcttcatcttctggATTGTACTCTGCTCAGAAATATGAACTGACGGCAGCAAACGTGGACATGGTTCTAGAGGACGTTCGGCCTTACCTGATTTCTGACGGCGGCAACGTGGAAGTGGTTTCTGTGGAAGACGGCGTCATATCTCTCAGACTCCAAGGAGCATGCGAGTCTTGTCCCAGCTCAACCACCACCATGAAGATGGGAATCGAACGCGTCCTCAAAGAAAAATTCGGAGACTCCGTCAAAGAAATTCAGCAACTATACGATGCTGAACCCAAGGAAACCACCATTGAggtccttcttctcttctcttctcttctcttctcttctctttttgatTTGCtgattttgacttttttttttttttttttttttgcaatttaattttcaggCGGTGAATAATCATCTTGAGATATTGAGACCTGCCATTAAGAACTACGGAGGAAGCGTGGAAGTGGTTTCCATTGAAGGCGGTGAGTGCGTTGTGAAGTATATTGGACCTGACTCCATTGCTTCTGGCATCAAAGCTGCCATCAAGGAGAGGTTCCCTGACATTCTCAATGTCACCTTCCAAGCCTGGGATTCCCATCAGTAAGGAATGAGGATTTATCCATTCACTTCACTGTGCCAATCATCATACTACATATACGTTGTATCATTATATTCTTGGTTTATGTGCTACATGTAGTCATGTACtgcttgaattttttttatatatgtctttttttttttctttattgttcTATTAGTGACACTAAAAATGTTCATTCCTCTTGCATTAAGTTTGGTATCTATAGCATTGTAAACTTCCCTTAATTAGACTTGTTTTAATAATAGCATTCACAGTATGTTAGAACTCCATATATAGAGATTAGAGAGACCTGAAATAGTATAACCTGAGAGACTTTATGTCTTTATCAATAATTTCGCAACAAGGGAAGGCTTTTGCAGAAAGTAGTTACAATATATCTGGCACAAAGTTTCAGTTTAATACCAGAGTGAATGAATGCGAAACGAGCATTGATAATGGAAGTCAACATTATTACAATAACAATATCAATCTGGTAGAGACATACAGCTGTAAAATAAGAAAGCATGCCTCTGGAAAACTGGCAGTAATTGGTTACAGGCTTACAGCACTTGATTAATGAAGAGTACATTTAGTGTACAACCTTCTTCATATTGTGGGTTGTTTGCTTCAACCAGTGGCAAGGAAGAAATACTGGGTTCACAGTGGAAAGTAAAAGAAAGGAATGTACCCTACAACTATCCGGGTGCTTTGGAGGTATGGTATCATTTCAAGGAAAAAGAGGGGTTGGGGCGGGGGGATTAATTCAAGGCTTTGGCTTAGACATATGACAAGGCATTGAATTCTCCTATTACCAGAATTGGGAAGTAAGGCAAAAGTTACTTTCTGAGATATTAAAGAATTATTATTTGCTTGTATCCAAGTACTAAGCCACTAAGAATGTGTTAATAGTAATATTCTCTGCCTTCTTTATAAATATGCAAGGCAAGGGATGCTCTTTCCCATTTTATCTAGTTCCAGGTGCATCTAATATTTTATGCCTAAAGTTGGATATCAAGTAGAGAAGATGGATGGAAGTCCAATACCTGATGATGATAACGGACGACTTGTTACCATACTTAGCATTGATGGAGGAGGGGTACGTGGTGTTATCCCAGGGTATATTCTAGCCTTCCTTGAGGCCGAACTTCAGGTAGGATACTTAGCTTACTTTCTTGCCATCCTTCAAGGAAAGTAGGCACCAAAATGGTGTGAGGAATAAgtcgaatttaattttgatatgttgaCATTATCATCTAATGAAAAATACATTCTTTTCTATAAATATTCAAGTGAAGTAAAGAATTACTATCCAAAtgaattaacatgaataagtttTCTGTGCACGGTTGGATTTTAGCAAAGATCCAACCGAACATAATAGATGGATGAAAGCAATTAATTCAAGTTAAAGAGCACCTTCGTTAGAATATTGGGCAATCTAACAACATTAATATTAGTGCACAACTCCTAATTGAATGAATATGTGGGAGTCATCACTGTCACTACTTTCAGTATGGACTGGGTAACCTTGTTGTTCCcatttttctctgcagaaacttgaTGGTGCAGATGCGCGGATAGTGGACTACTTTGATTATATTGCAGGGGCAAGCACTGGGGGGATCGTGACAGCAATGCTTACAAAGCCATCCACACAAGATGGCCAACCCTGTGCTGCAAAAGAAATCAATACATTTTATCGTGAAAAAGgcccaaaaatattttctgaagaAGCAGAGAATTTGAATATCTCCAAACAATATGTCGAAaggtataattatactaatttaggctCAGTGTGGCTAATTAAATCGTGAGGAGATAGTGTGGCTTAGCTTTGATTCTATGTTACCAAGTGCCATGCCTTCTCAGCATTAATGGCTGGTTTCCAATGGATTTTATTTATGACTTGCAGTTATGTCTCTCGTCTAGAAGAATCTGAATCAACGTGGTTTCGCAAGAAGATAAAGGGCTGTATATCACGGGCTATGAAAGTTGGGGCGTGGCTTGGGGCAAAGTCATTGGCTTCTCTATATAGCAGCGAGCCTCTTGAAGAAGCAATCACTGAGATTCTTGGAGATTTTCGCTTGGCTGATACTTTGACAAATGTTGTTATTCCTGCTTATGACGTGGCTCGCCTCCAGCCTGTCATATTCTCTACACAGCAGGTGGGTATGGTTATGGTCTTCCTAAGCTTGTATATATTGTTGAGTTCCATCCGTTGCTACATTGCCAAATGCCAAATCCATGCATGCAGGCTAAGAGGAAGAAATCTGCTGTAAAGTTGGCTGATGTGATCATGAGCACAACTGCTGCTCCTTATTATTTCCGTCCACATAAGTTCTCTGTTGGTGGTGAAAATTATACTCTAATTGATGGCGGAATAGCAGCCAACAATCCTGTAATACACTATAACCTATCCTCCTCTTTTTCATTCTACAATTCACCAATTAATGTGTGTGGGTTCGCACTCTTTTGTCTAAGTGTGATTCATCAAATATGATGTTATGGATCATTCAgacaatctttgccatgaatgaaGTGTCAAGGATGAATGCACACAAGACAAGTACTGCAATTGAAGATCCAGATTACAGTAAATTCTTGGTTCTGTCTCTCGGGACGGGCAGTGGAAAGCTAGATGGTCATGAAGTTCTAGATGGAGGTTTACTAGGTTGGTTTAACCCGCTAACAGGATCGCCACCATTGGTTGACGTTCTCTTCAGAGCTTCTGATGCCATGGTAGACAGGTGCACGTCACTTATACTAGGGCGACACAACTGTCTGCACAATTTCCTCCGAGTTCAGGTATGTCGACCCCATAAAGTAAACTTAGCATTTCACATTTTCAATTATTGATATTGCAACTGCTTAATGAGGCAATGATGCATGGTTCCGCACCAGGATTCCACTTTGCCCGGCAACCAAACCAAGTTACATGATGCAAGCAAAGACAACATTGATGCCTTGGAGAGCATTGCCAAAGAGCTTCTGAATCAGTCCATTAAAGTGGTTAACCCAGCATCAGGATTGCACGAAACGCCTAATGGAAGCTTGTTTGTAAATGGAAGGGTGCCCACCAATCGCGAGGCAATTACTTGGTATAAACTTTTAGTTACCATTCGTACAATTTCATTCTTGTTGATCGTAGTTCAATTTTACCTCTgctgactctctctctctctctctctctctctctctctctctctctctctctctctctctaaactctaaaccctatatatatatatatatgtgtgtgtgctGTGTCCATACTTTGGCAGCTTTGCAAGAAGGTTGTCGGCAGAAAGAAGGCGCCGTGCGGAACAGTGATTTAAGTTGGAACTTTGAGCATTGCTTCATATATGGGAAGGACTAGGGAGTTAGCTCATCAATGATCAATCGTTTATTCCCGCCATTTATTTGGTTGCATGATTGTATCGCCTGCTTTTTCATTATTACACGtctataacaaatttaaaataaatatatatcattCATTCCTTCAATTTGGAAAGATCATGTATTAATCAAGAACATTTGATGttgctttgttttaaaaaataaaaaaataaaaaataagtgatATATTCCGTTTATTAgagtaataaataattaaatattagttgAGAAGTATTTCGGTAGTAGTTAGATATTTTAATTAGTAGTTGTAATAGTGGTATTATAATATTTCTGTAAATAGCTAGGTGTATTTCTTGTATAATACACACTTGAGTacatattatcattttttttagtttcttctCGAGTTCTATACAGTATCAGAGTCATAGTATCTTTTTTGAAAATGATAGGCATTTTTCGGTTCGATAAAATTACTATGTTTCCTTTCCACACAAATACTTCTACTTCTtgctttttccttctcttttgtcATTGTTTTAATGTTTTTCACTTTAACGATTAATCGATCCTTTCCATCCTATCTTTCCGAGTTTAACGAGCCAAAAATCATTGTCATTTACTGCCAAACACGCCTCCACACGATACTGAAAGTTCATTATCCACCTCTGTTATCGTACTTCTTTCAGTCACATTTTGAGCCAGTTTCAAATGTTTTTGTCTATCAACAACCATACCATTGTGTCTGTCGTGTCGTTCCAAGTTGAACGCACCCAATTCCGTTGCCATCCGCCTCTCCATCCATGCGCTGACTAAAGATGTCGCCATTAACCGCTAACTTCATCACCATTGGCGGCgttttttaccctttttggtAATCTTTCTGATGTTTTTCTGCACAAATGACCACACCATCGTACTCGTCTCGACGTTACAAGTCTAATGGACCCAACCTCATCGCCAATAGACGTTGGAAGCATTGCCATGCTCCGGCCAAAGTTTCGCTGCCTCCATCATCTCCATCAGTTTTTCAGATTTGTTCTCAACTGTCAGAGCTTATTAGAAGATCAACGGTTCTGATTTCATGGCATCTAAGCCATCCGATCAGATGACTAAAGCAACGGTTTTGATTTTGTTGACTAGCGTTTACCCGCACTCTCAAGCGAATGGTTATTCAATATCTTCGCACTGCCAATTTCTTCCAAGGATCTTGTCTCTAACTTTCAGCTGCTATTagtctgctattttttatttttcataattttttctaTGATCTTTTAGACTTGATTTGCGACCCGATTCACCAACTTGGATATGACCTGAATTTTACCCCACTAGCTATACATCATCCTAGGGATGCATCAGCACAATGACGTGTCTTCTTCCTCCATCACGATGATGCCATGTGTCATAGCATGTTGATGTGGTAGTGTACTAGTGTTACATGGTTGATGATGTGGCACCTGTGTAAGAtccatttttaaggttttttggtgtcctctttttgattatttcttccattttcacaattttcatccCGATCTTGTTGTTTTTCATCTTTATGTGGGATATTTATCTATCCTCATGGAGAAACCAATTGCTTTTCAACCATATGTTTTTACCATCGTTTTGACAGTTCGCCATCTCTTCGGCAGTTTTTCAGCGGTTTGTCATCTCTTCGACAGTTTGCTTCCTATTTGGCAGTTTTCTGGTAATTCGCCATTTTTCTGACAATTCGTCATCTTTTCAGCAGTTCGACACTCTTTCGGCAATTTTATCTGTGCTTTCTTCTGGTAGTTCTGTCTGCGTTCCATTTTGGCAGTTTCATTTGCACTCCTTTGATAGTTTCATCTATGCTCCTTTAGCAATTCTGTCTATACTTTTTCGACAGTTTCATCTGCATTTCTGTACCAACAATTTCGTATGCGCTTTATTCCATTAATTTATGCTATTTTAAATAAGTTTTGAACTCAAGTTATCATTTGAATTTGAGAAGAGATATTAGAGTAGTTGAGAAGTAGTTTAGTAATAGTTAAATGTTTATGTTAGTAGTTATAATAAGGTGAATTCTACCCAATCCTCCTtaaaataacatgtaaattaCCTCCTATGATGTGTCACATCTTAATTGGATATTTGCTTTTAATTTGAGTTATTATATTAACCATAGTTagattatattgtaattaaatttttaaaaggggaaaatgtataatttattaaaagattagaaactgatttttttaattttctaaatcacGTTAACGGTGGCCCGAATCCAaaattcttcttcctcgttctctcTCAATGCCACTCAGCAACTCTTCCTCACCAGTCAGCCTCCCCTGAAGTCTCGAACGGCCAAACTCCAGAGTCCAGAAGTCACGATCGCCAGCTTCTCTGATTCGTCTTGCTAGCTCCGGTGCGTTTCTAATACTGTGCCGTCGCGTTTGTGGCTCCCCTACTCTACGTCGTCGCGTCTCCTTGCTCCGGTGCGTCTCTCGTCGTCGCGTCCTCGTCCGTCGCTACTGTCACCCCTGGCCAGGGTCTACTTCGTCGTGTTTAGACAGgttggttttctctcttctctgcaTTCTTGAAACTCCCTATCAGTTCTTTTTAGTTATCCAGTTGGCTTATAATTTGATTACAATCAACGAGACGGTGCTGCTTGGGAGGTGCGACGAGGATGAAGGAATAAAGGAAGAGCGAAAGGCCGAAAGCCATTACAGAGGGTTAGGATACATCTTCTAGAAATGATTTGGGAAACAagtcatgtttcaatttttaatactttaaaaaattacataattacctattttaaaaactaatttaattataaagaatttggattctctaaattttgtatttctactttaaagagtaaagtatgatctttcatcattgaatagtttctctctcatatattttcttggtcccacctataaaataaatggtgaaagatcatactttatcctctaaagtgaaacttaaaatttagaggatcaaaATCCAATTATAAAATAGTCTAACCATGGTTAACCTAATAACCAATTAAAAAGTGACACACCACATAGGTAAGTTATATGTTACTTTACAAAAGGTATGGT
This window contains:
- the LOC112756508 gene encoding patatin-like protein 2 isoform X1; this encodes MPKVGYQVEKMDGSPIPDDDNGRLVTILSIDGGGVRGVIPGYILAFLEAELQKLDGADARIVDYFDYIAGASTGGIVTAMLTKPSTQDGQPCAAKEINTFYREKGPKIFSEEAENLNISKQYVESYVSRLEESESTWFRKKIKGCISRAMKVGAWLGAKSLASLYSSEPLEEAITEILGDFRLADTLTNVVIPAYDVARLQPVIFSTQQAKRKKSAVKLADVIMSTTAAPYYFRPHKFSVGGENYTLIDGGIAANNPCDSSNMMLWIIQTIFAMNEVSRMNAHKTSTAIEDPDYSKFLVLSLGTGSGKLDGHEVLDGGLLGWFNPLTGSPPLVDVLFRASDAMVDRCTSLILGRHNCLHNFLRVQDSTLPGNQTKLHDASKDNIDALESIAKELLNQSIKVVNPASGLHETPNGSLFVNGRVPTNREAITWYKLLVTIRTISFLLIVVQFYLC
- the LOC112756508 gene encoding patatin-like protein 2 isoform X3; amino-acid sequence: MPKVGYQVEKMDGSPIPDDDNGRLVTILSIDGGGVRGVIPGYILAFLEAELQKLDGADARIVDYFDYIAGASTGGIVTAMLTKPSTQDGQPCAAKEINTFYREKGPKIFSEEAENLNISKQYVESYVSRLEESESTWFRKKIKGCISRAMKVGAWLGAKSLASLYSSEPLEEAITEILGDFRLADTLTNVVIPAYDVARLQPVIFSTQQAKRKKSAVKLADVIMSTTAAPYYFRPHKFSVGGENYTLIDGGIAANNPTIFAMNEVSRMNAHKTSTAIEDPDYSKFLVLSLGTGSGKLDGHEVLDGGLLGWFNPLTGSPPLVDVLFRASDAMVDRCTSLILGRHNCLHNFLRVQDSTLPGNQTKLHDASKDNIDALESIAKELLNQSIKVVNPASGLHETPNGSLFVNGRVPTNREAITWYKLLVTIRTISFLLIVVQFYLC
- the LOC112756510 gene encoding nifU-like protein 1, chloroplastic produces the protein MAAVTVTGTALPKTPSASSIRSFSGERFSVLIFWKNKRRISLTCSASNNTSSSSSSSSGLYSAQKYELTAANVDMVLEDVRPYLISDGGNVEVVSVEDGVISLRLQGACESCPSSTTTMKMGIERVLKEKFGDSVKEIQQLYDAEPKETTIEAVNNHLEILRPAIKNYGGSVEVVSIEGGECVVKYIGPDSIASGIKAAIKERFPDILNVTFQAWDSHQ
- the LOC112756508 gene encoding patatin-like protein 2 isoform X2 yields the protein MPKVGYQVEKMDGSPIPDDDNGRLVTILSIDGGGVRGVIPGYILAFLEAELQKLDGADARIVDYFDYIAGASTGGIVTAMLTKPSTQDGQPCAAKEINTFYREKGPKIFSEEAENLNISKQYVESYVSRLEESESTWFRKKIKGCISRAMKVGAWLGAKSLASLYSSEPLEEAITEILGDFRLADTLTNVVIPAYDVARLQPVIFSTQQAKRKKSAVKLADVIMSTTAAPYYFRPHKFSVGGENYTLIDGGIAANNPCDSSNMMLWIIQTIFAMNEVSRMNAHKTSTAIEDPDYSKFLVLSLGTGSGKLDGHEVLDGGLLGWFNPLTGSPPLVDVLFRASDAMVDRCTSLILGRHNCLHNFLRVQDSTLPGNQTKLHDASKDNIDALESIAKELLNQSIKVVNPASGLHETPNGSLFVNGRVPTNREAITCFARRLSAERRRRAEQ
- the LOC112756508 gene encoding patatin-like protein 2 isoform X4; translation: MPKVGYQVEKMDGSPIPDDDNGRLVTILSIDGGGVRGVIPGYILAFLEAELQKLDGADARIVDYFDYIAGASTGGIVTAMLTKPSTQDGQPCAAKEINTFYREKGPKIFSEEAENLNISKQYVESYVSRLEESESTWFRKKIKGCISRAMKVGAWLGAKSLASLYSSEPLEEAITEILGDFRLADTLTNVVIPAYDVARLQPVIFSTQQAKRKKSAVKLADVIMSTTAAPYYFRPHKFSVGGENYTLIDGGIAANNPTIFAMNEVSRMNAHKTSTAIEDPDYSKFLVLSLGTGSGKLDGHEVLDGGLLGWFNPLTGSPPLVDVLFRASDAMVDRCTSLILGRHNCLHNFLRVQDSTLPGNQTKLHDASKDNIDALESIAKELLNQSIKVVNPASGLHETPNGSLFVNGRVPTNREAITCFARRLSAERRRRAEQ